AAACGTAATTTATGCTAAAatgtataataataacatcagcAAATTCCAATCAAATTTAGAACTGCGCACCCAAACCAAAGGTTAAACAACACTGTGCACAATTATGCAGGAAAACCATCCAATACAATAACTTGTCCATTATAAAACATTGTCAAATGTGCAGCTTTAGGCTCCTTAACTATACCAGCTAAATCATAGAGAGAAAAAATCCATAGTTGCAAGGTTTTTTGGTCTTACAATTGGTGGGAAACAACTCCCAATCATAACCATTGCATTTGTTTAATGTGAAATCTATGGCTGGCGTCAATAGGACCATGATGGTTACCAACATTAACGGGACCAGGCTATACATCACCTTCATGTACAGTAGTAATAAACATAAACCTACTCAACTATGTGGGAACGACCTCAAGCTCTAAAGTGAACAAGACCTACCACCCTCCTCGGATCCATCGATTGTTGTTTCTACAACTTCCCCTCATCTTGAAACCCTAGCTTAAACTGATCATAATTAGAGAGTTCAGCACTCTTGAAGGGCCGCACGCCCAAGACTCGGAGCAAGTCATCTTGGTGAAGTACTTCTTTTTCGAGCAGCAACTCTGCAATTTGAGCTACTTTCTCTTTGTGTTCCTCTATAAGTTGTATGGTACGTTCATAAGCCTTGTTCACCCATTCTCGCACTTcattatcaattattgcaccaGTTTCGCTGCTGTATGGTTTGGACGTCTCAAACGAGTCCTCCCTTTGGGGGAAAGAGAGAAGACCCACTTTTTCGCTGAAACCATAGACAGCTACTTGATCATATGTCATCTTGGTGACTTTCTCCAAGTCATCTTGTGCTCCCGTAGAGATTGCCCCAATGAGAACCTTCTCGGCAGCCCGACCACCAAGGGTCATACAAGTCATATCAAAAAGCTGCTCTTTTGTCATGAGAAGGTTCTCGTTTGGAACATACTGGGCAAACCCAAGTGCTGCTGTTCCACGAGGAACGATAGTTACTTTCAACAATGGCTCAGTATGTTCCAAGAACCAACCTGCAACAGCATGGCCTGCTTCATGGTAAGCAACAGTACGCCTTTGCAGCTTACTTATTACCTTGTTCTTCTTCTCCAAACCACCAATGATCCTATCAATAGCTGCCTCAAAATGATCCATTGTGACTTGTGCTTCTTCAGTCCTTGCAGCAAACAGAGCAGCTTCATTGCAAACATTAGCAATGTCTGCTCCAGAAAATCCTGGAGTAAGGGCTGCAAGTCTCTGTGAATAATATGAAGGCACGCGGTCAAGTTTGATTGTTTTCAAGTAAATCTGAAATATCTGGTCACGGCCTTTGATGTCGGGTTTATCAACTGTTATCTGGCGGTCAAAACGGCCAGGCCTAAGTAGGGCTTTGTCTAATATATCAGGTCTATTTGTACCTGCCAGCACAACTACTCCAGCAGTGGTTCCAAAGCCATCCATCTCCACCAACAATTGATTTAAAGTACTCTCACGCTCATCATTTCTAGAAGAGGAACCACCACCCCTTGTCTGACCAATTGCATCGATCTCATCAATAAATACTATACTGGGAGCACTCTTCCTTGCttcataaaataagtttttcacCCTAGAGACGCCAACGCCGACAAACAGTTCCAAGAAATCAGAACCAGACATAGAGAGAAATGGCACACCAGCCTCCCCTGCAGTTGCTTTTGCCAAAAGGGTTTTTCCTGTGCCCGGAGGACCCACCAGAAGAGCACCTTTTGGAATTTTGGCACCAAGGTCATGGTATTTCTTAGGATTTTTGAGGAAATGCACAAACTCCATAATTTCATGTTTTGCCTCATCACAGCCAGCAACATCTTTAAAATAGACCTAACAaaatgaattttcaaaataagaaaaatattcaCTTAAATGAACATATGAAGGCTGAAGTTATAATTCATTGAACATCAACACACCACAAACACAACTAAATGCtgttaaaaacaaataatacaGAAGAATAagtcactactactactacgaACCTTGTTTTTGGAATCTTTATCTAGTTTTATGAGATGTGCTTTTCTGATGTTAAAAATTCCACGAACGCCACCCTTATCAAGTGCCATAAACAAGAGAAAGCCCACAGGCAAAAGGATTGGAAAAAATGTCAAGAACTCCTCATACCAATCCGTTTCAGAAGTATAGGTAACAGGTACAAAATCATGATGGTCGATCCCTAATGCGTTTTGTGCTTTCTCTAAATTCCTTTCAAAGGAATCGACACTTCCGATATTGAAATAATATTTATGTCGGCTATGGCTATGGCCAGCATCAGATACATTTgcagtagcagcagcagcagcggGAACTGTGTGATTTTTGGGATAGTCCCTTACATATATGTTGGCAACACCTTTGTTGGAAACAACAATATGGTCGACTAATCCAGCTTTCAAAAGCTTAGTCTTAAAATACTGAAAACAAATCTCTTGCTGTTGCGGCTcaaaagtaacaaaatataaGATTGGAAGAAGAACGATCCCTAGCAGTGCCAACAACAATGGGGTGCGGAATTTTTGAAATAGTTTGAAGAATGATTCTTGAAAAATCGATTCTTTGATCCTCTGTAATCGACTTCTTCGACTCTTCTTTAGACtcgttttctttttgttgttacCCATTGGTTACGATGTGAGTGAATGAATGAGTGGAAGAATAAGAAAGGAGATTTAGGGATTTTCAGAGTTTACCTTGCTTGCTGACCTATATCTATCAGccagctctctctctctctctctctctctctctctctctctctctctctctctctcgcaatgaatgaatgaatgaatgaatatttttcgTTTACAATTTCGCTCACCTCACCTGTAAACATTGGGCCGGATCTAACCAATTGTAAAAGAtcttttctctccccacccccatGAATCATTtatccccctgaatttccaattttgcccttgaaaaaacttcggttcgtagaaaccgaaatttttttttgccttgaaaacaaattttggtttctaaaaaccgaaatttactctgaatttgcactagaaaaaattcggtttctgcgaaccgaatttttttgtaagggcaaaattggaatattgggggtataaaagattcatgggagggggaagagaaaacatcattgtAAAATTCAGTCATTCAAGGCTGGCAGCATCAACCAACAATTATTTCATATCACTTGGATACAATGAaaagtttttctattttaaaaataagttgGGTATTAGTATACTAGTAATGCCCTAATAACTGGACAACACTTTAATCGTCGAAAAATAGAGAATCTAAACTTCAAACCTTGATTGCTCCAATAATATTCATTGATAGTTATCGATTAACCTACATTTACGGGACACACCATATATACATTTATGATCGATCTCTAGCTCTGccaaaaaatttacattttgcACTTTATACATCCGGGGTATttcataaagaaaaatatgaatgatttaaataaaaaatgttttattgaaATTTGTATACTTAATCcaatttttaagtttatatcTTGACTTTGGTTTATAGGGAGAGCCGGTTGTAATTTTTCTCTTGTTTATTCCAATTGGTGTAGTAATCTCTTAGATTGTTTACAATATTGTTAAGGGTTACTtattttgaattgtaagggtctGAGTACCTCTtttactccttataattcattttttgcttatataaaaaaaaaacagtactGGAGGTATCAGCAACAAAAGTAATATTTTACAACGAATGTACCCACCTAGTGTGCTCAGGAATCCAACCAGGCGCAGGAAAGCCCATTCTCGCACGAGGTGGCTTCGCTAGGCCCTACAACCAAACAAAGCCTATTCCCTCCAAGTCCCACATCTCGTTTATGGGGACGTCACGACTGCAACTTCGACGCCTCAGGACACGGCCATTGCACCACATGAGATTGTGGCGGATCTCTCTTCTGCAACGGCATCGGTGGAACACCACCTGCAACTCTCGCCGAGTTCATACTCAGCAAAGATCTAAAAACGTGGGCAGTTTTTGTAGCCACTCAAGCTGAAGCATAACGGATATAATATTTCGTTTCTGACTTGGTCTCGAACACAAAAATCATGTACGAATTTGTAAACAGATAGCAATGCACACACATAgcgaaaataattaataattagtttTTCACTTCTGAGTATTTTTAAACTAGCTGAGTGTTTATGATATTTAAAGAAAACTCGAAAAGATGAGTGTAATtttctgaaaaataaaatatgttttgaaAACACCATTCgattaatttgattattattattgaattaattTGAAGTATAACTTGCCCTAATCATGAATGAAAGGAACTCCGCGTTGAGGCCGTGTATTTGGCCGCGTGTACTGCAACCGTGTCCATTCGTCCCCAAAATATCACAAACAACGTAGATAGATTAATAGATAGATGCACACACACATCACCATAAACAAACAATTTGTTTGTAATTTCTTGCAACTCCATCTGCCTTCACTCGTCAACCCACCTTCCTATTTCTCAACTACTATTATAGTATTAGTATAATTAATTTAGATAATTATAGTCATTAAAATtctttaatataaatatatacgGGTATATTTGTTAAGGTGAATGATTCTAatcaatttataaataatatttattgattctttttatattaaatattatttgcgGATTAATCACAATCATCAAATTAAGTCGTATATCGATACATATCCAcgtaatatgtgtaccgaaatGTTAAACTTATGATTAGTTTTTTATATATCATTCTTCCTCGTGTGTGTGTCTCTAATAATTTGACACTTAATATCcaaattactattaaaaaaagAGTAGTATACTAATCTAAAGTGCTACGTACAattattcttattctttttaATCTAGAACACACAAAGTCGTGATTGAGAATTCACGTATTATTGACCAACAGCAGCGCGTATGACTCATTCCATATTGAAATTGTTTCATgcatattgaaattgaaatattgcgggacaattttgtttatttatttattttaaaatagaggattATGGGTGGAACATAAAAATAGAGGATTATGGGACAAACATTATTATGGGAAAACATTttcatgacataattaatttcttAATAATTATGACAtgattattttaataaagtaaATAAGGTTGAAGATTAAAAAGATAATCAGTAATTTGGTAGAACAATGAGGTGATGAAAGAAAGAGCTCGTCTTTAACATCAAATGTCATGTATAGTCTCGACGATAGAAACAAaacacatcatcatcatatacAATAAAAGATAACTTCAACGTGTACAACAAAGGAACACGTAGTTGATGGAGTCAAGTTGCACTACTGTACATTTTTTTCTTCGCATGGCACTCTTTGATTTTTTGGTATGAAAGTTTGGTCTTCTTTAAGAGAATGTTGGTATCGAAGACTCtcaaggaaaaaaagaaaaaaaaccttgACATAACCTCAGAATTTGAGATCAAGAGAATGCTACTAATCCTCTTTCATCTTGGGGGCATGTGGCTTATCTAATAGATTGTTTTTATCGAAAGAAAACAAACTTTTCGCTTTAGCACTCATCCATGTCATTGTCATTCAATTGACACTTACACAATGACATTTCCATGCCTCAACCCCCTCTCACCCGAGCCTCCTAAAAAGACCTCTGGTCTCCGATCTACAAATGAGTGTCTTCCCTCCTATCCCCTCCTCATTGTTTGGGTTTCATTCAAGAgcctccaaaaaaaaaaaagtgaactaCACGCAACTACATCAATCCACTTTCATCTGGAACTTCTCCACCCAGTGCTAACAACTTTCttctctattttaatttctgCCGACAATATTTTTGGCATGATCAAGAAGTTTTATGTCCTTCGAGTCACACAACGTTTTAACCATTGCAAGGAAAACTATAATCAAAATCCTTTTTATGCGGTATTAACCTGGAACCGAGCACATCCAAAACATCTTTTACTAAGATTAATGTGAGTTGGTATGAACTTTGCTTCCCTCGGCAAATGTACTAGTATATAGCTAACACATATTAAAGTAGTTGTAGCTCATTAACACATTTTAATTTCATTAGCTCGatttttatgtgtatatattttaatatatcaaTTATAATTGCTTAATATTGCGTATATTTGAACACAATTTacatgattaattaatatttaaacacTAAAAATCATAGTTCATAATATTTAAATCATGATTAATTACAATTATGAAACGGTCATTTTCcacatatttgaaaaaaataaattacctattaaataaaaatacaattattattgtaaaaacaaaccataaaattattaatgagctaatttaaatttaaataaaagaaaaaattggaaGAATAAACCAAGGCAAAGCTTGATATCTCATTTAcgaatatgttttttttggtgaatCTCATTCACGAATATTAATACTAGTTAAATATCAAACAACATTTGGTcccaaaattgtcaaaaaaaaaaaattataaaaatcaaataaaataaaatttggtccccaaaaaaaaatcaaatgaaatcCAAATGGTACcaaaaatgaatgaaataaaataaaaagtagggGCCACTCGAAAGCCCCCACGCGTATAATCGAACAAGTATTTATAGTCCTAACAACAACACCGtttctttcattcattcattcattcattcaccatCAATTTTcgctttatttatttatttctctttatcAAATTTCAATGGCAACCGATCCAACCGTCACCAAACCCTCCTCCGTTCATCTTGAAGACATCGACGAATTGAAACAAATATTCTCTCGCTTTGATGCAAACGGCGATGGCAAGATCTCCGTCACCGAGTTAGACAACATCCTCCGTTCTCTCGGATCCGGCGTACCCAAGGACCAACTTCAGCGCGTCATGGAAGACCTTGACACTGATCACGACGGTTTCATTAACCTCTCTGAGTTTGCTTCCTTCTGCCGCGCCGGCTCCGTTGACGGAGACGCTTCAGAGCTACGCGAGGCATTCGATCTGTACGACAAGGACAAGAATGGCCTCATCTCCGCGACGGAGCTCTTCCAGGTGTTGAATAGCCTCGGAATGAAGTGTTCCGTTGAAGAATGCCACAACATGATCAAATCTGTTGATTCTGACGGTGACAGCAACGTTAACTTTGATGAATTCAAACAGATGATGACGACCAATAACAGTGCCAATTAATAATGGAAATGGaaactagtagtagtagtagtagtacagCAATAGGCAATTAGGCAGGCATTTtggatttttcaaaatttactaGTACTAACAGATATCTATCTGCGTTTGTGTTAATTCTCTTTAGCTGTTTCTTGTTTCCACtctatataaataataataataataattgccgTTTTACTTCTTGTTAATTCATATTATGCTTGCTGATTCCTGTGTTACGTTTTTGGTGATTTTGTTGTTAGCCATTCCCGTGGTGTTAACGATTGAATTAAGataatcagtttttttttttttttgggtaggaAAGAAAGATAATCAATCAATACATCTTACAAGCTTGGATTACATTTGTGATTAGCTTTGGAATATTTTTGCATCCCCCACGTGTTTGATATAATGTTTCTGCAAACTTTCACTCATAAACTATTGTTTCAAGCAATAGTTTTAAAACCCCCATTTCAATTTCACACTACTTATATCATTGTCTCTaccatttaatttttcaatgaatgaatgaatatgagCCTGTTAAGTCAAAGTCTCAAGTCAATAAAAACAATGAAGAAGAGAGGTGGattcatttcaatattttatttggtttgtaaCTCTTCAAAATTGGTTGTTTTCAATGAAAAAATgtgtttctttgttttcttggCTTTGGATATTGTGATTAGAATCTATTAAAGTTTATGTAGTATTTAAGAGAACCAACTTCTGGTAGAAAACTCAATATAACCAAATTTAGTTTGCTTCTGGCTTCCAAATTTCTCCCGACTGCATATATCTTTATGTATCACTTGATTATGATTCAAATGATCAAAATTTTCACATGTGTTTGCTTATACACTATCAAATACCTTGGCTTAAAGCTTTAAACAACATTATAGTTATGTGTCAAACTTAAGCTAACCctgatttcaataaattttgataGTCTTGTTTCttttaaacttgtgtgtttggtttttcatgatttttgctTATCTTTTTGCAGGCTATCCCGGGCATGTTCCTGGTTGGGTCCTCTGCTTTGATTATCGCAAGAGCAGGGATACAATAAATCTCACCGAGTTACATTCTTCAAAGGGGCACAAATACATATGGTATGCGCTGCCTGGATATGCCATTGGTCTGATAACTGCTTTGGCTGCTGGTGTCTTGACTCACTCACCTCAACCTGCACTCCTTTATCTGGTAATTctgttttttcaattttttgtcatTGTATAAGTTATATTGTCATCTATACTTCCATATtccaattaataatttattctaTAACTTTTGTTATTACT
This portion of the Trifolium pratense cultivar HEN17-A07 linkage group LG3, ARS_RC_1.1, whole genome shotgun sequence genome encodes:
- the LOC123916309 gene encoding signal peptide peptidase-like 1 is translated as MIFAYLFAGYPGHVPGWVLCFDYRKSRDTINLTELHSSKGHKYIWYALPGYAIGLITALAAGVLTHSPQPALLYLILSKVKTSGADPLLGPLSSDSWIQTFSGWCLWCSLEFVFSVPVSVE
- the LOC123916308 gene encoding probable calcium-binding protein CML27, with translation MATDPTVTKPSSVHLEDIDELKQIFSRFDANGDGKISVTELDNILRSLGSGVPKDQLQRVMEDLDTDHDGFINLSEFASFCRAGSVDGDASELREAFDLYDKDKNGLISATELFQVLNSLGMKCSVEECHNMIKSVDSDGDSNVNFDEFKQMMTTNNSAN